The following is a genomic window from Elgaria multicarinata webbii isolate HBS135686 ecotype San Diego chromosome 9, rElgMul1.1.pri, whole genome shotgun sequence.
tGTGTGTATTGGTGTTCAAAATAATGGGTTGAATGGATCAATTTAAGGCAAATCCTTTGCCTGCTAGAAACTTTGGAACTTTTCCAAAGAATTTTGACTTGCTGCTCATTACGAGATAAGCATATATATGGTCTCCCCACAAAATCATGTGCTTTAATCCTCTAACACAATGACTTTTTAAATTAGGATTAAGATGTTTATTCTAGTTCTGATCATGTTAGTTAGTCTCTTGGAAGCTGTTCATTATTTGGTCAACAATCTGAAAAATAATCACGTAGCATAATCCTGTCCATATTTACTCATAAGCAAGCCCCTgtatgttcaatggggtttacttcctagtaggtgtgtttaggattacagccttagtttATTTTTATGTATCACTGTTTACATGGACACTTTCTTGCAAGTGCTTGAAGTGCCTTGCATCAGGGATCTggaacaatttttatttttaacaaaactATACTACCACGGGTAATGGATAGCTCAATAGTAAGTTTTGTCAATGTGAAAAGGGAACATCTTGCTTTGAACAGGGCATCCATTAGATTACTTAGAAATAAAATGCACAACAGCAGGTTAATGAAATGTGAATGCACGTCTATTCTCGAACATGGTGCTTTAAAATTGTATTTACTACTTCTGATCTGCCAATTTCTTGCAAAAAAATATCAGGAATTGTTGCAGTATCTTCTGGTGCTTAACTGTGGCATTGTTTAAAAGTCTTAATGCTGAATTGCTTTGTGCTGTTGAAAAGGAGCAGTGATAAATTATTTGAAATGAATAAAGGAATTGATGTTTAATCTTTGTTTTAGTTTAATATTGACTACAGAAGTAGGCTTTAAAGCAAACCTTTCTTTAAATTCAAAAGTGTTACAAATGGTCTCTAAGTAAGAAACAGAGTATGGAGATCCTGGTTTTATAAAGAGTACTTTCCCTTAAGCATTGTAGTCTTCATAGCAGAACTTGAAATTGAAGCTTCTCTGAACTGTGCATACTTCATCATGGACCTGCTGCACAGTTCACTAAGTTTCATTTTGAGACATCTCTTCAACACTTATGATGGCTTTGTAAAAGTCAGTTACGGTCTCATAAAGCCATCGTTTTGCACAACAAAGGAGGTGAACCACATCACAAAATACTATGTAGAATTATGTACCTTCTGCATGCTGGAAATGACTAATCCTGCTGCCTCAGAAATGTAAATAACATCAGCTATTAGGACGTATCAGTTTAAAAGTCCCTGAAGGGTCAGGAATAAACCACTTTTCCCATAGGTCAGTGTGAACGCTAGGATAGTCCCAAGGCTTGTATCTTCCATTCCAATGAAGTAACTTGGCTTCATGAAGAAAATGCTCTGAGTACCTGGCATCAGGACTCCAACCTATGTGAGTTAAAGAGAAAAATGCTTTTATAGAGTTCTTActcaaactctttttaaaaaagaaatatgtcAGTGTGGATATTACCCAGTCTAGCTTAAGCACTTGCTAAACCCTCCCACTGAAATTTACAGCACaaccttatacatgtctactcaaacaaagtcctgctgatttcagtgggatctcAGATAtgtgtgcgtaggattgcagccttcagtaCTTAATTATGGGTAGGTCATACTGCATGGTTTTAGACAAATAATGCTAGGAAACTTGCAATCTGGCCTTCACGGCCTAGTAGGGAAAACAAATTGGCCATACAAAGCTGCAATTTTAAGAAATTTCTGTACAAAATAGATGGAGATCAAAACCACAATCCAAAGGAAGTCTGACATACTTAAACCTCATGGAAATTtgttttctgatgtttttttccccctgcatacttttttaaaatacagcatgataacatttttaatgttgcattttgtTCGGAGAACTGTTGATGTGCTAGCTCTTGCATTATGTGAGGTTTCAAATCATACAGGTGCAATAGCATGAGGAAGATACGGGCAAGATCAGCCTAAGGGCTGCTTGAGGATCTTTTGTTTACTGTTCATAGTCATACAATTTCAGAAACTTAAAACTTACCAAGATGTCGAATATGCCACAAAGGATTAATAGATGAATATTTTCCATGGAATACAAGGAGCATTGGGGatgtggccacacctcctgcaagGGTGCTGCTGTACAAGTTTTCTCTGAAAAAGATTTTTTCTTCACTGTCAAATGTTCTGAAGGGTTGGGTTTATTTTTGAAGTACCTCTTTCAAAAACTGAATGTgaaaaagcagtaaatagcaaggtgCAGCACAATTCAGTTGGATTTAGAGAGGAGAAAAGCATTTAGAACCATTATATAGCTGAAGTACAGATTAGAAGGATTATTCTGCATTTAATATTGTACATCTGAAACCTTACAGGTAGCATTTTAGTTCTATAACTCACCAGTTGATAGCCTACCACTTTCCAAGCATACTTTTTCTCCCTTCCAAAATGAGGCTACGAATTCAAAGGAAGCTGCTTTTATTTAGTATTATAAATTGTGTACTTTGTAGATAGCTTGTGCCTCAACATCCTTGGCTTGAAATttaggatttttgtttttaaatctgagtATCATCAGAAACTAGCCAGCCTACAAAGCGTAGTTTGCAAAACTAGGCAGAGTTGCAGTCTCTGAATGTGCATAGAAAACTGTCTATCATGTCCACTATCCTCAATTATTTGTTCAAGTGCCCATTGCAAGCATAGCATCTAGGCTAATACATAATGAACACTCCCAAGACAGTATTTGTTAGCCTGGTGTTTTAAGAAGTGGATACTTTAAAAGTACAGCAAGGCAATATAAAATGGaagttgttaaaaacaaacatctaAAGATTCTATACATCAGATACAATAAACTGTATAAACAATTCAGGACACCACAAATGAAAGAGGTATTTGTACATACTCTACATTTTTCTGCATCCATTTTTCCAACTGCTTTGTGATTCGTTGGTGCTTCCATTCTGTCATGTTGGCAACAATGACACCAGGATTAAAGGAGCAGGTACTGGGGCTTATGCCAAGATCTCTAATTGTTTGTTTTCGGTAGTCCAGAAAACCCATATAGGTATTCTAGGGAAAATAAAGCAATATGTGATTATACTACAAGGGAGGGACTGGGCAGGGCTGGGGGATCATTTAGGATTGTGTATTAGCTTGTAGAGTCAGAGGTACACAGGCTATATTGCCTGAAACTCCCTGCTCAATTAAATGACTCCTATTAGCCATTCTATTCATATGCCTGTCACAGTAAGCTGATAGTAAGAATCTCTGCTACTCTTAATTGGTAGTGTGTATTTGATTTTAAGGTCTTGAGACCATGCAGCATTCCAGAAAGACCCTGAGCCTGCAGGTGCCTCACAagaactttatttattgcatttctatactgcccaaagctgaagctcttaAGAAGGACGGAGAAGATCTCAAGAGTTGTTAACCAACAGGCAGTTGAAAGAGAACTTAGGATATGGGCAGGAACCTAGGGACATGCATGCTGAATGGTAGGGGAGAGGTTCCCACCAAAACTGTTCTCAGCTTGTAGAAGTTCCAGAGTTAGGCTCCATGCAGGCGCTGAGCCGTAATCTGTGATGCCCAGAAACTACAAAGAagaaccagttgttgaccaggaacccacaagcaggacacgagtgcaacagcaccctcccactcatgttccccagcaagtggtgtacataggcttaccacCTCTGCTACATAGATATCCAGACTAGTAGCCTCAATCTGCTTCCCCTACACCAGTAAACCATTACCTGGCCCAATACTATCACCTTCCCCTGAGATTACTGTGCAGAAGATGGGCAAAATATGAACCCCTGAAGGATGAGGTAGAAAAAATACATCAGGAATGTTTGTGTTGCAAGGACTTCTTACCTGCATTCCTACGCTTCTAACCATTTCATGAGTCGAAGGCAGGTCACAGTCATCTGAAAAAGCTGCAGCGTGACCACGCGATAACTTTGTGTCATACAGATCTTGGATATCACCTAAAGAAAAGCTGAGGGTTTTTTTCAAACGCTTCACTGGTCTGTGCTTATTGCTATGTTAGCTGTCTGGATGCTATTCCTCTGATGCAACCACCTGTCAATCTTCAGTGATTTCAGTATAGAGTTGCTATCTCTGTTTTCAAACATTCTGTCACTTAAAGCAGAGTAAAGCAAACTAATATCAAATAACTAATTTCTGGTGACAAATATGCAGGATATAGATTTTTATTTTGGATCTTCAAACATCTAGGGAGAATTTTTGGACAAACAGCTTACCTTGCACAATTACATCATCATCAAGATATATAACTTTTTCATGTTCATGGATAAGCAGAGGGAGGTAAAACCGAACAAAGTTCAGctgttgaaataaaaaaaagtgtCAATGAAgtagaagattaaaaacattcaaacaaaATGCCCAGTGGGGGCAGAGGGAATAAACACACTGTGCATCTGGGGCAGGTTTTTGCTTTGAGGTGTACATGTTGCTCATTTAATTTATAAAAATAATGTATAATTGTAGACATAGAACAACTCAGTAGAGGAAAATTAGTCTAATAATATTTAGTATTACTGCCATCACTCTTTACTTTTCGGGcgcagaaaaaaaagttgtatccCAGTTCAGCTTGTGCAGTTgatcacaagctggatatgagtCAGCAATGTGATGTGGATGCAAAAGAACAAATGTAATTTGAGGTTGCATCAATAGAActatagtttattatttatttatttatttatttattacatttttataccgcccaatagctgaagctctctgggcggttcacaaaaattaaaaccacagtaaaacacccaacagtttaaaacacaattacgaaatacagtataaaaagcgcaaccaggataaaaccacacagcaaagttgatataggattaaaatacagagttaaaacagtaaaatttaaatttaagttaaaattaagtgttaaaatactgagtgaataaaaaggtcttcagctggcgacgaaagcagtacagtgtaggcgccaagcggacctctctggggagctcgttccacaaccggggtgccacagcggagaaagccctcttcctagtagccacctgcctcacttcctttggcaaaggAAGTTTCAAAATAACAGGGAAAATTCCACTCTACTCTGTGCTGATTAGATCTCACCTCagatactgtgtccagttctggacaccatgcTTTAAAAatgattcagataaattggaaagagttcagagaaaggcaacaaagatgatcaaggGACTATGAACTAATTCCTATAAAGAAAGATTGAAGGAAGTGGAACTTGAGAAGAGGggggatatgatagcacttttttaaaacttgaaaggttgtcacacagaagaaggttgcaacctgttctctgtcatccaagatggtaggacacaaaataataaGCTTAAGTAACAGGAAGGCAGAgcttggttgaacattaggaaaaaatgCTTAACTGTAAGAGCTATCAGAGAAGGGATAGTATTTAATGGGGTTTTTACACTGGCATCCCAGGCCCACCAGCGACCTGCCTCttccaaaaatgagcatttccgctCCTTTTGGTGATTGCCCCCAGAAGGGTGATATCACGCCCGCCCATGGTAGGGTCCAAGTGCATGCCACTGTTGGTGGGTCTGGACGCCAGCGGAAAAAAACCATTGAATACTATCCATGGAACCAaccacctagggaggtggtgggctctatcgctggaggtattcaagcagagattggacagccatctgtcaggaatagtTGAAATTCGATTCCTGTGCTGAGCAggcagttggacttgatggcccatGCCTTTCCAtgatttctaaaaaaacaaataaaaattaagcACTGGAATGGTTCTTCTGTTGATGTTGCTATGCAAACCAGCTGGCCACATACACCTGGTGGGAGAAAATATTATCCCATCTCTAGATAGGGCTGCCAGTTTGCATCCTTGAGATCTTTACTGTACCTTTAAATTCCCTGATGTAGTAGAAGGTGGGTAGCCCTGACTTCTTCTGCTCATTCTTCCCTCACTCTATCCTGCTCCTGTTGCTCACAGCTTTCCCTTGCACAGTGTGTAGAACACCTGGAGACTTTGCTTGTTACTGCAGGCTGGAGAGGATGACAGGAGATGGGAAGGAATGGCCAGAAGCAACCAGAGCTCCTCCATTTCCTGATGTACAGAGAATTTAAAGTTCCATGTTGATATCTACATATATTGTAACCTGGCAGCCCTCCATAAAGGCATCACATTTATtccagggggctgcctatatgcggggaatgccccacagtggctgcggcTCTGCACTttgtcagttagatgatgcaggcccagctttgcagccactgcacGCCTTTCCTGCGAAGTTGCAGGTTGAAAAAGTCAGAGATTTACCTGATTTTTTCCAATTGGAGCAATGTCAGTACTGCTCTTCCACCGTCTGAcatcactctggggccaatccaggggcggTGCCTGGTTGAAGGCTACCCGCGActagtcgccttccaccaggaagaggccgGGGGCAGCCCAGAatccccatgctccctcctcagtTTTGGGATTAACTGACACCACACTGGGAGAGGGAAACCACAAGGTttcagagggaggcagcaccaatcCAGTAGCGTGAAGACAGCCGCCTGGTTATGAGGATGCCCTTTGGAGTGGGGAATGTGTCAGTGTAACCTTGCAAGCCTACTAAGTGGAGACCAACATGTAGAGTAGCTGTGCCTTGAAAAGGTGGCCCTTCTCTAACAGAATTACTCAAATCCCACTTTTTGCATTATATTGCTCAGCAGTCATAACACCCAAAGAAAGTTCCGGGCTAATTCAAACTCATTCCTTTGTTGTTTCCCTTTCTCTCTGACTGCCTTCCTTGGGCCAAGGCCACCTCAACCAAAGAATGGTCATCCATCTCCTCTCGCTTTTGAAAGACTTATTGCAGAAATATGTGTGGATTACAGTTTTTACCAAGAAaacgttgtttgtttgtttgtctgattgtaaaccaccttgagtatATCTCATAGTtggacagtatataaatttaataaatatgcaAGAATTATGAGTTGGCTGCTTCTTTAAGGGACATCTTGGGAAGGTCTTTTTAATTCACTCCTCCATGGTGACTGTAAACTCACCGGTTGAAGTAACTCAGGACGTGCTGCATCTTGTCTGATTTTCCCTTTTAGTACCACAGGATTGAATTCTACAATTTTAAACTTTATCTCTTTCAGTTTGGAATTCTCAATCCACTTTctgaaatgcaaaacaaacagaaGCATATTAGAGAACGTCTTAAGCAATGTGTGCATTATTGCATCACTTGCTATTTATTCCTTCCCCCATCCCGAATCCTAGGGTCCACAGCATGATGGTAGATGGTTCACAATACAGTATATGGaataagcaaaaaaataataatactatgaATAATTTCTATGCCCTCCCAAACACCATGCTTCAAATGGCATTCATTAGGCAGTTGAGTTCAGTTTAGTAATAGAATCTTCCATATAGAATTCAAGGTGGCCACATGGTGAAGCAGTAGTTTAATTATTCTGCCACTTGCCCAGCTTGCCCATCAGTGCACAAAGTCTGGGACATTATTTTGCATTGCTTTAACATTTGTGTGTGATGATGCAATTCTCACACTTAGAGAAAATGTGGCTGTTGTGTTCACATGGCTCACACAATCACATTTTCTCTTGACTAttaagatcagccttcctcaacctggtatcctccagatattttggacatcaactccagccagcttaggcagaaatgctgggagctgtagtccaaaacatgcagAGGGCAGCAGCTTGGGTGATTTAGACAGCATCCCAGCAGGACTTAATATTCCTCCCACTCCTCATCTCCATCCCTCCCTCATCCCTCAGCTCTAACCTGCCCACAATTCTGCCAAGTTCTACCCATTCTGCCATGATTTCTGGAATGTTCCACTGATTTATCTGTCATGGTGGCAGCATACCAGTGTAGTGGGACTACCATCGAATCCTACGGCCCTCAAGTCACTTCATCAATTATCTCACCTGATATGAGGAACGCCATTCCTTAGCCCAACTATATAGAACAAGACATTTGAGTCGGTGTTGCTATAAATGCTGCTAATTGCTGCAATTGCCGCACCCATTCTTCCTGGAGCCGCACATATCACCACAGGAATTTCTTCTTCCATCTCCTCAGGGCTCTCCAAATCAACTAAtagaaagaagaaacaacacatgCTATTACCAGAGTGTGCACAGACCATAAGATTTGGTTCGGACCCCAGTTTGGTGCTTCGGAAAACAGCCCCATTTGGCTCAGAATGATTTGGAAGCTGCCCACTTCTACTCAAATCTGAATCCGAATcttgatttggaaatccaaatcttCATGCTTCCCGCTGACTATCATTGGAAATGTTTGACAGAATTGGATGGCACATGAAAGCATAGTAGTGTGTGGGGTTGTGCCACACAACTTTAAAACCGGAGgtttttaggaacataggaagttgccggataccgagtcagaccattggtccatctagcccagtgttgttgacactgactgtcagcagctctccagggtttcaggggaGATGCTTTTCCTCACCCGACTTTGAGAACcttgaggattgaacctgggaccttttgcatgcaagctatggcccctcccctaaaaagggaactgctgataactttttaatttcttggcagaattggatgacatGTGCAGGGATAGTTGTCCCTTTGAAAGGGATTGAGACTGCCATGTTTCAGTCAAAGAGGTGCAGGGAGCTTTGTACATGAAAGGATGCACTTATCTCCCCATGCTTTTTGTGGGCAACTGTCATTTTGGTGGGCAAATGACATAAAGCATAGAGgtggccctatttatttattttatttatttactgtatttattacatttttatactgcccaatagccgaagctctctgggcgggttttttttaaaaaaactgtgcaGTTTCAGAAAAATAAGTTCAGGGGAGGGTGTAGAAGAGGAGTGTTCATATTAGGAGGGTAGGGTGATTCATTTtcccttatccccccccccaaatgcttttGGTAGGGGGAACAATGTGGATGAAAATGACATATGATATAGAGGTGTCGCTAGGTAGGAAAGCTAcagaatttcagaaggataggtgcaggcgCTAGAGAGTGATGATGAATGGGGGGAAATACTTATTAATTTTCAGCTCAATTGGCACCAGTCATAAAACTGCAATAAGATGGACAGGAGAGGATGGTGGATGTGGGGCATACAGTAGTAGAGGCAGAAGGACCTgaacatccagcattttccaagcaagcacccaACGCTACATTCTCCCAGGTGCCAGAGACTCCACCAAACCTCTTTTAATATTCCTAGGAACTAGCAAAGAGCACTGAACATTGGATCAGTCCTCCGATATATTTCTTCAATATTCCTCCCCCAAAGCAAGCCCTGGTAAAAAGCATTAATTGTAAAAGCTACATCCcctcctctctttccttcccaccctGGTGTTTTCCTTAAATGAA
Proteins encoded in this region:
- the GLT8D2 gene encoding glycosyltransferase 8 domain-containing protein 2 produces the protein MALLRKINQILLFLLVLTLCVILYNKVHKMPSSVLRNEPVDLESPEEMEEEIPVVICAAPGRMGAAIAAISSIYSNTDSNVLFYIVGLRNGVPHIRKWIENSKLKEIKFKIVEFNPVVLKGKIRQDAARPELLQPLNFVRFYLPLLIHEHEKVIYLDDDVIVQGDIQDLYDTKLSRGHAAAFSDDCDLPSTHEMVRSVGMQNTYMGFLDYRKQTIRDLGISPSTCSFNPGVIVANMTEWKHQRITKQLEKWMQKNVEENLYSSTLAGGVATSPMLLVFHGKYSSINPLWHIRHLGWSPDARYSEHFLHEAKLLHWNGRYKPWDYPSVHTDLWEKWFIPDPSGTFKLIRPNS